The region gggggaaatcatgattgggatgagtgatttgtaggtgcgtggtcggtagtacattattgttcaggttggatcggtgctggatgagtgctaccggagcttggatgtgctgctagagactggatgtgtgcttctgtagcctggatgagtgctgctagagattggatgcgtgcctctggagactggatgcgtgccgcaggagactggatgcgtgccgcaggagactggatgagtgctgctggatgagtgcctctggggactggatgagtgctgctggatgagtgcctctggagactggatgagtgctgcaggagactggatgagtgctgctggatgagtgcctctggagactggatgagtgcctctggagactggatgagtgctgcaggagactggatgagtgctgctggatgagtgctgcaggagactggatgagtgctgcaggagactggatgagtgctgctggttgagtgcctctggggactggatgagtgctgctggagactggatgagtgctgctggatgagtgctgcaggagattggatgagtgctgctggttgagtgcctctggggactggatgagtgccgctggagactggatgagtgctgctggagactggatgggtggatgtgtgatcgctggatggatggataagggtgggtaatggctcttgctctgggacgctccaaggagCGCACTAAGGGGCCGCCAGAGTTAAAGCAtactaataaacagaaaaaatatttcaaaacagctgatgaatagcatAACAGCCAATAATTCAATCTCAtatcaaaatatcaaaataattcaAATCTCATATCACTCGACTCAgtagctgtatatattgtacactgtacatattgtatatttgtatattattaacctcttctatctctctttaattcctccaccccagttcaacagcccttgttaattgtaactgcatctcttcatcacgtttatttatgttcgttGTTGTATTcatcgcacccctgttttttatgtaaacagacatgatgtgaattttttcatgaatgccggtataaaaaaaccttaaataaataaataaaattaaaacattttttcaaaacattaatGAAATGTTTCCAAAAAGCAGACAGATGAAATAGtattcaataattaaacctaGTAAGAATAAAAAACTCCATAGGTGGGAACTTTTGAATTCTAGCCATCCTGGGATttctgtggattagtgggagagcaGGATGTGTGGCAGGAAGGGGGAACTttcttttcactctctctctctcacacacgtttATTctacctacataagcatattaatgttaaaatcaaactgcctaatttgttcctaacaatcaggtttaatttacacacctagtttattattttacattgttaccgtactatgatggcacatgagtaatttgtaatctataccacccatatttctctttatcgtgcccttctgtaaaccattgtgatggttatctaacttaacgacggtacagaaaattttttaaataaaaaaataaaatattctcactcatgcacacagattctctcacacacacatgctctcacttgctcatacacacacacgcaaatACTTTCACAAATGCACACATTTGCttttacacacacattcatatacacacatgctctttaaACACATACCCAACTCCCTCTACCTCACTAAAATGCTGTCACGGCTGTTGGCAGATGAGTTCAGCAGTCAGCTGTAGCctcatattttcttctgctgctgctaagCCCATTCTCTTTTTCGGCCACCGGCAGGTCCTTTCCTACGTTGCTGCTGGGCGGGTCCTTCATTGTTTCTCTGCCACCGGCTAGTTGAGCTCCATCGGAGGCCCGTGGgtcatttgttgtttttcagccaGCAGCAGCTTGGGCTCTGCTGGCGGCACATGACATGAGGCCTTTTCTTGTTCTTCAGCTGCCAGGTTAGGTTCCACCGGTGGCCGCTGGGCCTTTCCTTTGCTTTGCTGTTGGTCAGGTTGAGCTCCTCCGGTGGCCCAACAAGGCCTTTGCTTATTTTTCGCCCATCGGCAGGTTGAGTTCCACCGGCGGCCGCTGAGATCATCTTTTCTTCGCTGCCTGGCAGAATGGGGTCTACCGGCAGCCCACgggtcctttgttgttttggcaGCAGCAGCTTGAGGCAGCCGCtagaggagttggggggggggggggggcaaattttgTCGCCTCTAAATTTTAACgcctgaagtggctgcctcaccctgcctcattgtagAACTGCCCCTGGGGTAAACCATGGGCCTGATATCTACTCCACTGAAAAATGCCGTCAGCCTGATAAGGGCAAGGTCATTCTCAATTGGGCAAAAGTAGAAAAGCACTTCAGATGCAGGCATGCAACCTCCAGCCGTCGATACTCCAGAGGAGGTATCTCAGTAGTCATTGCTGTTTCACACACAGAGTCCTGCAAATACACAAACCTAAGGCATGACAGGATCTCACTGAGAAAGGGCAGATCACATCAGCTGGTAATGCGTAAACGCTGCAGCATCCAACTTATGAAGATATTAACCTGTAccataaataaaaatactataCAACTAATCTATTTAAAAGAAGAAGCACATTTCATGAAGTCCTTTATAATTCTGGCTTTATTACTTGGACAATAGGATTTTTCATTTTCCTGAATCTTTAAGGAATGCGGTTTGCAAGACACAACACTGTGGGATGAGTAAATAGATtaagtatatattaaataatCCATAAAAAATAATACTGTCCTTGCATAGTTCAGAACTAAACAATAAGTAGTATGGAAGGGAATCTGGCAAAACAGCCATATTCTGTTGGAGGAATAATTTGGCAAAGAAAAAATCCCACCTGTACCCCGTCAAACAATTAAGAAATGGACAACTCTGAAAGGTGGTTTAGAAATGCAGGGATGggaaaggaatgcctgcgttGTTCTGCGGAGGATACTCGGGGGGGCATTACATGATCTGCCTTGGCATTCCGTAACCAGTCATCCCAGACTGGGTGGCTCCTTTGTTGCTGCCCATCTGAAGACCTATTACGCTCTGTCCATGGCGAAGCTGCTCGGCCGAGAACGCCCTCCGGTTCTCCTGAGCTTTCCTGTGCCAATGCAAAGAACGCAAAGTCACTGGCAACGTCCCAAGGACCACAAATACCCGCACACAACAAGATGGCATCTTGGATTCGTGTTACAGACGCAAACTCCTCCAACCCCAATGGAAACGTACGTTTAACTCAAACAGTGCTTTCAGAGCTAAGCAAATCTCAAGAGTATGCTTTGATTTAAACAGCAAAAGACAAGAAATTATTTTCCTGAATGATAAGAGCCTGCTATTTTATTTGTCTGCTGATGGTGCGTCTGCCAGTCCTAGAAAAGAATTCTGGCTattcaaaccaaaaaaaaaacaattttatataaTGTGGGATTCTCCTAATCACATTTCACTTGGTGGAAAGCAAGGGCCTTAgcccacaaaaaataaaattaaatgaagaaaaGCAGCAAAGGGAGTGAGTGGAAATGATACCTTCCTAGAGAATATGAGCTCATACTTTCAAGACGACAAAATCAAGGGCTTACTGATAATATGCGCCTATGAGTTTGGGGAGAAATGCAGAGATGTAAattatttgctaaaaaaaaacaaaacaaaacaaaacatttttcaagggCAAACTGGTTTTCTAACATAATGTGAAACTTTCCAAACTGTTCATTGCAGTAAAAGGGACCCTGTAATGCTGCTGTCCAGTTTCCTAACTAGGGATCTAAGGAGGAAGGCCTACCCCTGCTCAGCCACATGGACGGAAGTGAAAATGAAAGCGACTTAATGGTTATATACTTGCATGTTTCTACGAAATCCTTACATTTATTTGTAGGAATTAATGGCCAAATCTAAAAATTCTCAGATTTTATATTCCCACCCTCCATActccacacccacccacccattccACTGTATTGTTCTTATATAGAGAAGCTTCATGCCATTAAGTTTCTCACAATTTAAATGGTCTGTCCTCTATTATACCCAACAACAACTTACCTGGTTTAGTTCTTCCCAAATATGCCCTTACTGTTTTAACACACgtatttgttttgggtttttttttttatctttgtgtcGTGTCTATCTCAACTAGATTGTGCATTCCAAGCAGCAGGGTCTGTGTCCTAGGTCAGCACTGTGTAGATCTGGTAGCACTATACAACAATAGCAGCCCTGATCTGGAGGAGCAACTCCCCAtctgcttctcctccccccccctccccccgccattGTCAACATACCCAGTCCCAACATTAATGACAAAGACACAGAATCGGATGCCATCTTTAGAAGCAGATAAATCTCCTCCATGCAGATTTTCAGCAAGATCATTAGATGAAACAATTTTTGGCTTGCTACAAAAGCCTTACCTGAAGAACCAGCTAGGGTCTCCTCTATACAGCCCATCATTCTTGGTGACAGCTAAGCTTCCTAAGGCCATGAGTGTTCGCTGAACTGCTGCCATGTTCTTTCCTGAAAATCCACAGCTTAAAATTGAATGAGGCAGCAAACAAACAACTTTTGACTTCAAACAATAATCTCAAGGAGCAATATCAAAATAAAAAGCGTCAGAATGGCGGCAGGGAAAAGGTTCACAAGGAGCTGAGCTGTACAGCAAAGATCTGAGTCCTAACAGAGATACATACTATTATTGCTAGAGGTGAAACCATTTCTCTCTCTCCGTAATGCATCCTTGCCCTCAGCAGGGCTTATAAATTTCAGCCTGACAGTGActactcattttttattttaagttatgGCTGCAGAAGCGTTTTGCTGATATTATtacatattacttttttttttttttttggttaccttCCCATAAATCCACTGTCTGAAAAATATCCGTGGCTCTTATTCCATACTCCTCGGCAGCCTGCAAGAACTGGGAGATGTGTTCCATCTGCCTGAAGGCCATCTTTGAGCTGGAGACCTTCGGGATGGGAGCTTTACCTTCAGGGTACAAACTATTCATCAACTGGCAAAGCAACTGCAAAGGAACCCAGAGAGGCGGTTTAGGACACCCCAAGACGGGGGATTTCATGGTTACCCATCGCAGCCGCCAAACTGTTACAGAACAAGAACACTCATTTCCTCCATCCTAGCAAACAAACACCAAGCCCACTCCATTATAAAAACTCTGTCAAAAAATGTCCTGCACTAAATGATCCTTAAACCAAAGGACAATGTTGATTTTTACGTACGGACAGGGCTGGGGAGCGGGACTGAATTCAGGGTCCAGATATGAAATGAAAAATTGTGTTATTTTATATGATTGATTGTTTGTACTCGTATTTTGTGTTTTACTTAGTATGTTTTGTAACCTCTTTTATTAAGGGGTTACAGAAAAGTGGGGAATCAAATGACAAATAACTGAATTCTTATCCTGTGATTCTCTGCAGTAGCTCTGCGCCTTCTGCACTGCTGGGTGTATGAGTAACCAATTCTCGTGTTCAGTGGTCTATTTTTAAACCATATGGTTTTATATTAACTTTAAAACTCCCTATTTTTATAGTACTCGACTAACTGTGGGTGCTGAGCTATCAGTATTTATGACAGTGGGCTCCGTTACAGACAACTGAGTTATCCCCCAAGCTGAAGGCAAGATCAGTAAAGGAGAGCCAGGGCAATTATTTTGTAGTGCCTGCCCCGGGGGCAATGATGCTTTTAGAAAATGGAGTTTAACGTGACATAAAACCAGGATCTAAATTTTGGATCTCAGCCAGCAGGCAGCCATAGTCAGAGAACGCCTGTAGGATCCGTCCACTACTGGGCAGGTGGAAATATTCCATTTTCTGATAAAAGGCTAGGTATCTAGAGCTTGTGTTCTACAATAAGTATCACACTTCTCAACAGGAGAAATCCTTCCCACTGGCTCATTATTTAAACACTTGTAAATGATTTTACTAGAGAATTAAAGGGTGGTAATAAAgtaaaaatgatacaaataaagcTGAGACCTGAAATCAGTTATAAGCAATTCAGCTTAGTAATTTATGGGCAAAAGAAGTTACCTTTGGTCCTCTCAAATTTCCAGTTATTACAGATTATACCCCATCTGAATGCATCTGCTCCattaaagggaggaggaataacctagtggttagagcagggggctatgaacaaagagaccagggttcgagtcccgcagttgctccttgtgaccttgggcaagtcactttaccctccattgcctcaggtacaaacttagattgtaaactctctggggatagggaaatacctacagtacctgaatgtaaaccggtgtgatatctcagatcgaatgtctgaGATATCACATGGATAGCTTTATAACCACTTGAGCATCTTACCAGTCATAAAGAGCAGCCTAGTGCACgttttacacatacacacacttgctGACCAACCTCTATAGTAACACAGCTAGtgtctcttcatctgcctcagAATAAATCAATGGGAGTTAATTGTCAGTATCCCACAATGCAGTGCAGCTAGACCCAAGCCAGAGCAATGGTTCAGAGGTCATTGGTGAGATGCTGGACAAATACAAGTTAGTAACCTTGGACAACACTAaccaaaaatgtttatttctgaTCTCAGAGAGAAGACAGACTAGGGTtctttaagaaattgccatgctaggtcagaccaagagtccatcaagcccagcatcctgggcttTTTCTGAGAGCAAAAGAAATTACTTATTAGAAAACTTAGATGCTGAAGAAGCTGCAAATAAGGTGCTAAACCCAAGTTTTATTGGCTAGCAAGATGCTCTTTGCAAGCCGATTTAAGGGTAGGTCCTTTGTCATATGCAATCAAGACTCTACCACTGTGTAAGGAAGATAATCTTAGTGTTAGATAATGCACCTGATAAACCTTAATATACAAACACCCATTTCTTGTCATTACTCTACCTGTCCTGCCACTGCTTCTTGGGCTTGAATCCAGGACCAATCCTTGATACCAACTTCAAAGGCAAAATGGTTATCAAACCATTGCCAACAAGTAGGATTGTCACATTCCCTTTCAATCTACATTTCTatatgaagaaaaaaaactttGGTTTCCTTTGTTAACTTAGGCCCAGATATAGGCATGGCCTCACTATGACATAAGCAGTCCCATTCACACAAAATATTGTCCAGGTAAGAATTCTGAGGCCTGAACTATCCTTTTTATTTAAGCCATCTCCACTCGGATCTTGTGTTTCTGTGCCCTTAAATCACAGAGTATCATGCACCCAACGCAATAATCTTGCTGGAGTTTAGCAACGCTTACTCCATAgtcaagttttttgttttttttaagtacttcCACTTCCTGTTGATTAGGTAGTAAATGCTTCTGCCTTTTCGCTGCTGGTCTTCGTTTTTACAACACTTTTCTCTGGAGCATGCATGTTCTTGGATGATATTTGCTGACTACACTAGCAGCAATTTCCGTGCCTAAAGATTTTGCGGTCCCTTTTCCGACAGTTTCATTGCTGCCTGAAACAGGAGAGGTGCAGAGCAACACTACATCAGCCCCGGCTGCATCAGCAAACAACTGGCTTACATGCAAGGTAAGAGGAAGCCTAGGCATTGGGTACAACGTCTACGCAGAGccatttttcagataatagatgtACTTCTGGATAACAGAACATGGGCCAAAGCCCAGGAGGTTTTCAGCACAAAGAAAATTTTCAGGAAAAGAAACTTCAGTTATAAGGCGCTCTTTGTAATCATTAAGATAAGTGGTAGGCCCACGCCAAGGAATCAAGCACAGAGTAAAGACAGCTTTCCTCAAATCGAGACCAGGCCAGGATCTAGCAATGGTCAGCCTCAGAAATATTAGGAGAACGCTTTGTACAGCAGAGCTAACTGTCCTGTTTCCATAGGGAAGACAAATACCAGCATAGAGCAATCACCCCTCATCCTCTCCAATGTCGATTGTGCAGGGCCGCaattataaaatatacaaattCACAAGAAAAAATAGGGATGTTTGTGCTGTTTCACAACACTGACAACTGTCCacccctctccctttcttccatgTCGCTTTCCGTTCAAAATGCAATCACCAGGAGATGATGTTGAGGGTTCTGTCTCTTAGCTCCTCTTTCCTACTTGTAAAACCTGTTGGCATTCAAGGTTACCAAGACTTGTCAAAGAAGATCCTAAGTGCCCCAACTAGGTGATAGAAGCCAGAAACAACGTCTCTCCCACTTGCTACCAGTTCCATCTACTAAGCTGCTTGCccttatacataagaacataaaattgccaaactgggtcagaccaaaggtccaccaagcccagtatcctgtttccaacagtggacaatccaagtcacaagaacctaacaggatcccaaaaggttgatagattccatgctgtttatcccagggataagaagtggatttccccaagtccatcttaataatgaacataagaacataagaaattgccatgctgggacagaccaagggccatcaagcccagcatcctgtttccaacagaggccaaaccaggccacaagaacctggcaattacccaaacactaagaagatcccatgctactgatgcaattaatagcagtggctattccctaagtaaacttgattaatagcagttaatggacttcttctccaagaacttatcgaaaccttttttgaacccagctacactaactgcactaaccacatcctctggcaacaaattccagagctttattgttcgttgagtgaaaaagaattttctccgattagtcttaaatgtgttacttgctaacttcatggaatgccccctagtccttctgttattcgaaagtgtaaataaccgattcacatctattcgttcaagacctctcatgatcttaaagacctctatcatatcccccctcagccgtctcttctccaagctgaacagccctaacctcttcagcctttcctcataggggagctgttccatcccctttatcattttggttgcccttctctgtaccttctccatcgcaactatatcttttttgagatgtggcaaccagaattgtatgcagtattcaaggtgcgatctcaccatggagtgatatagaggcatgatgacattttccgttttattaaccattcccttcctaataattcctaacattctgtttgcctttttgactgctgcagcacactgagccgacgattttaaagtattatccactatgatgcctagatctttttcctgggtggtagttcctaatatggaacctaacatcgtgtatctacagcaagggtatttttccctatatgcaacaccttgtacttgtccatattaaatttcatctgccatttggatgcccaatcttccagtcttgcaaggtcctcctgtaaatgagaagtatgcctgaacacagaagaccaaaatggagaaggaaatccccagaaccctctgcgtgtctttggcctgcctgggctgaatggactctgagtgacttacagaatgtccctggatatctgtggaggcaagctggcaccagacaggtgatgtctattcatagagtcaccacaggggagcttcaggcactattctcaggagtttgtaatccacacagttacagacgtgttgattgtcttgaccagtaagagtttaaccagaacaaagaaagtcatgggaaatgggctacacatcctgggaagccaatcaggatagttagcgatgattggatcatgcagttgacatcacaacttatgtaaatgatcctttgggcagtcatgcaagtctctagaaccttctaccctgtatttgaatgttatctataaaacaaggatcactttctgtatacgatgagatgctggtcagattgtaagacgaagggcacccagtacccagcatctccagagaacacttatattgactaataaaaaatacattatacttttactgagtctaagtgttcttgtgtccctggccataagcacagAGGAAGCTTTAacataatgtatcacaatcctcttgtgatttaactactctgaataattttgtatcatccgcaaatttgttaacctcaccatcgtattcctttccagatcattcatatatatatatatattgaaaagcactggtccaagtacagatccctgaggcactccactgtttacccttttccactaagaaaattgaccatttaatcctactctctgtttcctgtcttttaaccagtttgttatccacgaaaggatatcgcctcctatcccgtgactttttagttttcttagaagcctctcatgagggactttgtcaaatgtcttctgaaaatccaaatacacgacatctaccggttcacctttatccacatgtttattaaccccttcaaaaaaatgaagcagatttgttaggcaagacttcccttgggtaaatccacgttgactgtgttccattaaaccatgtctttctatatgctctacgattctgatcttgagaatagtttccactatttttcctggcactgaagtcaggcttactggtctatagttacccggatcacccctggagccttttttaaatattggggttatattggcgaccctccagtcttcaggtacaatggatgattttaatgataggttacaaattttaattaatagatcagaaatttcatttttgagatccttcagtaccctagaatgcatgccatctggtccaggtgatttgccactagtttgtcaatctggcctactacatcttccaggttcacagtgattttgttcagttcgtctgactcatcacccctgaaaaccatctcaggaactggtatctccccaacatcctcattagtaaacacagaagcaaagaattcatttagtctgtctgcaatggccttatcttccctaagagcccctttaaccccttggtcatctaatggtccaaccgactccctcacaggtttcttgcttcggatatatttaaaaaagttttattatgaggaacttgtccaaacattttttttaaacacagctaaactaacagctttcatcacatcctctggcaacgaattctagagcttaattacgcattgaataaaaaaatattttctcttattagttttaaatgtacaacttagtaactccCTCAGCTATCCTGTCTCTTGCAGATTCTGCACCAGGCATAGGATGTACTCTATGCGGAGCTGAGGAGAGAAAGTTTCACATGTCTCCCTTCTATTACAAATGTGATGCATACCATTCAGAACATCAAGACCATCACAAAAGGGTGCAATTTTTACCTCATATGAAGGAGTTTTACTCTAGG is a window of Rhinatrema bivittatum chromosome 15, aRhiBiv1.1, whole genome shotgun sequence DNA encoding:
- the TAGLN3 gene encoding transgelin-3 is translated as MANRGPSYGLSREVQEKIEQKYDLELEAKLVAWIKAQCNCDKGPVQPGSAYFQEWLMDGTLLCQLMNSLYPEGKAPIPKVSSSKMAFRQMEHISQFLQAAEEYGIRATDIFQTVDLWEGKNMAAVQRTLMALGSLAVTKNDGLYRGDPSWFFRKAQENRRAFSAEQLRHGQSVIGLQMGSNKGATQSGMTGYGMPRQIM